GCTTTTGAAGCTTCAACAACACTATCATTAGCGTTTAAGTATACGAAATTTTTATCCATCAATTCTTTTGCTTTCATAAACAGACACCTTTTTATTCAATTTCAACTCTTTTAAGCGCTCCTACCGGACAATGATTAGTACATTCAACACATCTTATACATTTATCATTGTCTAAAACAACTTTACCATCCACTAATTCAATAGCGCCTGTTGGACAATTCTCTTCACATAAATAACAATTTACACAAGATTCATGATTTACCTCAATGAATCTGGAATGTAAGACTGGTCCGATATATCTGTCTAACTCAATTGCAAAGTCATTTAGTGAGATTTCCCGACAAGCACCACATCCTATACACATTTTTTCATTGATATAGGGATATAATTCATCTTCAATTAACTCAATTCCCCAATCAATATCTAAATTTTCAAAGAATTCTTTAAATTCAAGAGTAAATGCATTTGTAGGACATAAGTTTGCACAATCATCCCAATTATTATCATCGACTGAATAATCAATTGAAATACTGTTCATACGAACTACTCTATGGGCACAACTGACATTTATTAAATCATATTCAATTACTTCCCTTTCATCTTCATGATTATAACTAATCTTATTATCAATCAGTTTAATTGCTGAAACAGGACAAGTTTGAACACAAATTTCACATTTAACACATTTTTCAGTTATTTTAGCCATTCTAAAAATATTAGCTGGTTCGATTGCATTAACTGGACATTCTCCAACACAGGTATTACACCTTACACATCTAGGTGAAACAGCAAATATTTCTTCATCTGCACTAAAATCGTCTAGTGCAAACTGAAAATCATCACCATCATCATCTAACTCAACAGATTTTAAAAGAACTTCACGTTCTAAGTTTTTTACCTGTTTTATAAAAGATACATTCATTTTAATACCAACTAAATAATTTATTCTTATAATTGTATATGATTTTCATTATTTAAAAAAAATTCCTCTAAATCTTTTAAAGTAGGAAATTTTTCCATTCCAAATCCTTCAATAGATTTACTAGCTACCCAATTTCCGATATTGCATGATTTTTCCAAATCATATCCTTTTAAATATGAATATAAGAATCCGCTGTTGAAACTGTCTCCAGCACCAGTGGTATCGACAACATCGCATTTAAATGATTCAACTTCACATTCTCTTGAATTGTTAATTGCAAATGCTCCTTTTGATCCTCTTTTTACAACAACAGTCTCTATTCCCATGTCTAAAAATCCAATAGCCAATTTTTTTAAAGGATCTTTATTATTATTACATAATAATCGCAATTCTGATTCATTTATCAGTAATATATTAGTTCTCTCAAGTATGGGCTTTAATTCGTCAAACCCTTTTTTAACATACAGCATTCCAGGATCAAAACTTAATATGCATTCATCATTGAGTTTTTCTAATAGATCTATTTGAGCTTTAAATGAATCTCCAACAAAGGAAGTATAATGCATTATTTTACATCTCATAATGTTTAACGGATTAATCTCACCAATTTTTATTTCATCATTAACCCCTGGGTCAATGTAGAGACCACGATTACCTTCCCCATCGACAAAACCTAAGCATTTTCCAGTTGATCCTGTTTCTGAGTAGATTAAATTATTAGTGTAAACTCCATTTACAGCTAAATGATACTCCATTAAATCCCCATCCGCATCTTCGGCAATTTTACCGATAATTGAAGTTGAACAACCTAAACGGGCAAGACCAACAATAGTGTTAGTTGCTGATCCCCCCGGAGTGTCAGTTTCACTTTTAATAAAACTTTCCCCATCTTTTGAGACTATATTCTCTACTGAATAGAGCTTATCTACATTTAACGCTCCAAATCCGATAATTTCAGCGTTTAAATCATTGTCAAAAATTTCCATCTTTAAAACCTTACTTTAAAATATCTAATAGATTAATATTTTTATCTCCAAGTTTACCATCAAAGTTGCCTGCAGATATTCCCATTACACCATCAAATTCTAAAGCAGCATCAATACCTGCTTTGACAGCTTCATTCATGGATTTTTCATCAATTGCATTTATTACAACTTCAGGAATATACTTGACACCTTCTGGAACTTTAGATTCATCACCTAAACGTTCTTTTAGAGAAGGACAATAAACATGATTTGTAGTCGGACCGATTTCTGGATAATTGGTTTCTGGTTTTGAAGCGGCAGAACATATATCGAATGGTGTTGTTGCTCCTTCCACATTCATGATAGCTTCAATAATGGCATCACCAGCATCCAAGACTGCTTCTTGAGTTTTGCATAAATACCAGAAATTACCTCCCATAGTTCCATCATTTATTTTAAATTTGTCTTCAATCTGAAAATCCGGTACAGCAATTGGCACATTAATCATTTTTCTTCCATATTCTTCAACAACCCATTCATATCCATCGCCACAGTGCCCTACAATCCCCATCATTTCAATATATCCATCACTTGGCTTATCCGAGTAGTCGAAAATGCGTGTGAATGGTTTAACTAGTACATCTTGTCTCAATCTATAAGATAGTTCAAATGCAAATTTGTCTACATCGTTGCCACCTAACCAGTATTGTACAATTGCTCCAAATCTATTATCTGGAGTCTGTGATTCATCTAAAAATCCTTCTACTCCACCTTCCACTCTTCCAATAACTGCACTTGGAGTTGAAGTTGAGTCATATGCCGCTCTTTTTACAATAGCTTCATTAGGGCCTGTAATTAAGGCTCTTACATATTTTCCTTGAAATGCTTCAAAGAATGTGTCTTGCACGTTATCATAATTCATTTTATACACCTAACCTAATCCACCTATATCTTGACCGCGAATATTATTTCTCATCTCTTTACTGGCTTTTAATAACTCCCCATAGTTTTCGTCAGTTATTATCTGAATTATTGGATAGTTTTTAGTAAATGCCGTGAAAAACTTATTTTTAATATCCGCATTGATATTATAGTCATCGAATAGTTTTTTTAAATCTTTTGAAAAATTATAATCCTTAATAAATTGTAAAACTTTATTTTTATCATATTCTGCATAAATATTTGCAATTACTGCGGTTGTTACAGCACTTGGAGATATTATTGCAATTTCAGCTGCTTTTAAAGGATATTCATTACCATTGAATGATATGCTGATGCCATTGTTTTTGCAAGCGAAATCTAGCGGTTCTACATCGGTAATGCTATCACCAATATAAAGTATTTCATTGGCATTAATGTTGTCTTTTTCAATAATCTTATCAATAGCTAATTTTTTTCCTTGACCGCCAACAACTTCTATATCTTTGATTTTCTCATAAATTCCCATTTTTAGAATTTGATTAAATAAAATATCATCGAATAACTCATAATCTTCCGGATTAGTTAAAATTAAATCTTTAAATTCGATGATTTTTTGAACTTCCTCTTTATTTAATTCCAATCCATCCACATCAACATTTGTATAATATGTATTTTCAAAAGGAACTTCCATATAATCAGAAACTGCTTTAATATATTGACCGTAACTTGTGCTTACAATATATGTATTCATAGCTTCTTTCAAATAATTTAATAGGAATCTTGAGTCGGGAACAGCGCAAATATTATTCTGTGAAAAATCAATGAAATCATCATTAGTAAGATTTTCAACTACAAAGAACGGTAAAATTAACTTCAAAGTGTTGCCCGCTTTATAATTTTCCTTTTTAACTATATCTACTAAATAATCGTCATATGAACTAAGGATTTTAAATAATTCCCCACCATCCTGAATGAAATTAACTGCCAGTTCATAAGCGTTGTCATTTAAGGTCAGTGGACCTTCACAATCGGTAATAAATGATTTTTCGAACATGATTCACCTAAAGTTAACTATCCTAATTGCATCTAGCGGACAAATTGCTTCGCAAGTTCTACAATAAATACATTTTTCACTGTCAAAATCTATTTTATCATCTTCAGTTAATGATAAAGCCTCGACTGCACAATTTTTAACACAAATTCCACAAGCCTGACATTTATCATCTGCAAGTGAAAAGTCCCCAATTCTTTGCTTGTATAAATAAGACCTTGCATAGTATAAGTCTTGATCTTTACTGTAGAAGTAATCATCATATGCTCCAATAGCATCAAATTGACATGTTTCAACACATTTTCCACAGTATATGCAATTATTGTTGATTGTAATTGGATTTGGACCATTTAATTCAATTGCATTAACCGGACAAACATTGTAACATTCCCCGCAAGCTATGCATTTTTTATCATAAACCTCAATATTCCTATCCATTAGATAAGATCCAACTAATTTTGTGAATTTATCAATTTCTATACGAGTATCTAAACTAATCTTTAACTCTCGCTCCATCATGTCATTAACTTTACATTCAATGAAATGCTCAAAGCTTTGATCATTGAATTCTAAAGCAGTATCTTTTCCTACTTTTTCTAAAACTTTATTTAAGCTAATTAAATCTAGAGACAATTTTTTAACATCATAGTCTATGATGCTGGATACGATATCATAAGATTTGATTTCACTATACATTCTGTAAGCTTTTTTACGTGAAGAATACTTTATAGCTGTTGAAGGGCAAGAATGCATACATTCCTCACATCTTGCACAATATCCTGGGTTGATATAAGGCAGTTTATTGGTTTTGCCTACATTAATAGCTCCCATTGACGGACATACTCTTGTACAGGTCATACAGCCAATACACTTATTTTGGTCAACAACAATGGCCTTACCTCCTTTAACTGTTTTAGGAAGCAATTCCCCATATTTAATCGCATCAGTGGGACATACTCTAAAACAATATCCGCATCTAACACATGTATCCTTATCAATTTTACTGTGAGGTTCATGTTTTCCGTCGGATACAATATGAATTGAACCATTTTTACATGCCTGAACGCATGCTCCACATGCTTTACAAAGCTTAGTGTTAATGTTTGGAACATTTTCTTTTAAAGGAGGATCCATATTTACATCAAGAGATATTGCATCATAAGGACAAGCATTGCGACACAATACACAACCAAAGCAAGTATTTCTTAATTTAATAAGACCATCGCTTTCATCAAGATAAATTGCATCAATAGGGCATGATTGAAGGCACGGTTTATCAATACATGCCATGCACCTAGTTTGGTCAACAATATAATCCACATCAACATGCCTTAGTGGTCTTGGTGTTTTAGTAAAACTATCAATCATAACACTCACTCCATAAATAGCTCACCATTTAGATTAGATGCCTTTACTGTAACGTGAATATTTTCACCATCATCAAGTGAAAACTTAGCAATGAAGTACTTAATTACTGAAAAGGGACAAGTTTGGTAACAAATACTGCATCTTAAACATCTATCTTTATCTCTCACAATTGTATCATTTTCTCCATCAAATGAAATACATCCAGTCGGACAATCTGGAATGCATAATTGGCATTTTTTACATTTTGATTTATCCCAATCAATAATTCTGACTTTAAGCCTGTTAACAGCATTAGTTATTATTTCTAGAGATATTTCTTCATCAGGAATTATTTTTAATGCCTTATCCAATATAACTGAAAGCGGCACGTCATACTGTAGAAGCCCATCCTTTTCTAAAGAGCGCAAGTCTTCCTCTTTTGAATTAATGTAATCCTCAAGATAATTTACACACAAAAGTATTATATCCTTTTGATCTTGGAGGTTTTCAATAAATACCCCTTTCATTGCACCATTTACAGGACAAACATTAACACACTCCCCGCAAGAGATGCATTTA
This region of Methanobrevibacter sp. V74 genomic DNA includes:
- a CDS encoding 4Fe-4S binding protein — protein: MSVMIDSFTKTPRPLRHVDVDYIVDQTRCMACIDKPCLQSCPIDAIYLDESDGLIKLRNTCFGCVLCRNACPYDAISLDVNMDPPLKENVPNINTKLCKACGACVQACKNGSIHIVSDGKHEPHSKIDKDTCVRCGYCFRVCPTDAIKYGELLPKTVKGGKAIVVDQNKCIGCMTCTRVCPSMGAINVGKTNKLPYINPGYCARCEECMHSCPSTAIKYSSRKKAYRMYSEIKSYDIVSSIIDYDVKKLSLDLISLNKVLEKVGKDTALEFNDQSFEHFIECKVNDMMERELKISLDTRIEIDKFTKLVGSYLMDRNIEVYDKKCIACGECYNVCPVNAIELNGPNPITINNNCIYCGKCVETCQFDAIGAYDDYFYSKDQDLYYARSYLYKQRIGDFSLADDKCQACGICVKNCAVEALSLTEDDKIDFDSEKCIYCRTCEAICPLDAIRIVNFR
- a CDS encoding formylmethanofuran--tetrahydromethanopterin N-formyltransferase, producing MNYDNVQDTFFEAFQGKYVRALITGPNEAIVKRAAYDSTSTPSAVIGRVEGGVEGFLDESQTPDNRFGAIVQYWLGGNDVDKFAFELSYRLRQDVLVKPFTRIFDYSDKPSDGYIEMMGIVGHCGDGYEWVVEEYGRKMINVPIAVPDFQIEDKFKINDGTMGGNFWYLCKTQEAVLDAGDAIIEAIMNVEGATTPFDICSAASKPETNYPEIGPTTNHVYCPSLKERLGDESKVPEGVKYIPEVVINAIDEKSMNEAVKAGIDAALEFDGVMGISAGNFDGKLGDKNINLLDILK
- a CDS encoding 4Fe-4S binding protein, encoding MNVSFIKQVKNLEREVLLKSVELDDDGDDFQFALDDFSADEEIFAVSPRCVRCNTCVGECPVNAIEPANIFRMAKITEKCVKCEICVQTCPVSAIKLIDNKISYNHEDEREVIEYDLINVSCAHRVVRMNSISIDYSVDDNNWDDCANLCPTNAFTLEFKEFFENLDIDWGIELIEDELYPYINEKMCIGCGACREISLNDFAIELDRYIGPVLHSRFIEVNHESCVNCYLCEENCPTGAIELVDGKVVLDNDKCIRCVECTNHCPVGALKRVEIE
- a CDS encoding carbohydrate kinase family protein → MEIFDNDLNAEIIGFGALNVDKLYSVENIVSKDGESFIKSETDTPGGSATNTIVGLARLGCSTSIIGKIAEDADGDLMEYHLAVNGVYTNNLIYSETGSTGKCLGFVDGEGNRGLYIDPGVNDEIKIGEINPLNIMRCKIMHYTSFVGDSFKAQIDLLEKLNDECILSFDPGMLYVKKGFDELKPILERTNILLINESELRLLCNNNKDPLKKLAIGFLDMGIETVVVKRGSKGAFAINNSRECEVESFKCDVVDTTGAGDSFNSGFLYSYLKGYDLEKSCNIGNWVASKSIEGFGMEKFPTLKDLEEFFLNNENHIQL
- a CDS encoding 4Fe-4S binding protein, with the translated sequence MASLMWYIYDFARKAWADAFANAKSEPEIVEKPERFRDFPKVNKEYCIGCGACTVSCPSPNAIKLVRDEDSEDGEGLTYPVITAGACIRCGFCAEVCPTDPKTLECGLNHLILPEFNIIPSKRQYIVDDYLCIKCKKCMKQCPVEAIGLDDGKVVVDQLKCISCGECVNVCPVNGAMKGVFIENLQDQKDIILLCVNYLEDYINSKEEDLRSLEKDGLLQYDVPLSVILDKALKIIPDEEISLEIITNAVNRLKVRIIDWDKSKCKKCQLCIPDCPTGCISFDGENDTIVRDKDRCLRCSICYQTCPFSVIKYFIAKFSLDDGENIHVTVKASNLNGELFME